The DNA window TGGATAAAGGATGAGATAGTAAAAGAAAGGGAAAACCGGTAAAGTAAGCTGATAATGAAAAGTACATTTTTTTCAGTCCAAAAATCAGATTCAGAATATTATAAAAATATTTTTAGCGATTCTTGTTATCATATCTTCTTATTTGAGGGCATTGGAAAGATTGTGATAGATTTCACAGAATATGATTTTAATGGGAAGATTGTTCTTTTCTCTTCGCCTTTTCAAAATATTCAGATCTTAAGTGATCATTCTATTGGTGTTGAAACCCTTAGTTTTCATAGTGATTTTTATTGTATAGAATTTCATAAAAAAGAAGTTGCGTGCAACGGTTTATTATTTAATAACATTTATCTCTTTCCTTATATTGGGTTAAACAAAGAGGTTTTTGATGAGATTTCAGAGTACTTTTCAAAAATTAAGAAAGTTGATCTTCAGGAGGATTTCTCGGAATCCATTTTGCAATCCTATCTTCAGCTCATTCTTGCCATCTGCAGTAAAGAAAAAAATAAAATACTTTCCGACAAGGATTTAGTTAATGATGATTTCAAAGAGTTAAAATATTTTCAGAATTTGGTGGAAAAGCATTTTATTGCTGAGAAAACCTTATCATTCTATGCAGATCTACTGAATATCACACCTAATACCTTAAGTAAAAAGATTAAATCACGCTTTAATAAAACACCTTCACAAATTATCCAGGAAAGAGTTATTCTGGAATCTAAAAAGCAGATTCACCTAACCCGTAAATCATTTAAAGAAATTGCGTTAGAACTTAATTTCAGCGACGAATTTTATTTCAGTAAATATTTTAAAAAACATACAGGTGTTTCACCTACTCATTTCCGCAAAGAAGCAGGTATTTCGATTGTTGCAGATTTGTACAAATAAAGTCCATAATCTTCCATTCCCTTGAGTATCCATTCGTTCTAATTTTGTCAAAAAAAATAGTATGATTGAATTCTTAGCCCACTCACAGAAAAACTTTATTCATATTTTAAGAATAAGTGTGTTCATCGTCATGGCGTGGATTGGAGGATTAAAAGCTTTTCATTATGAAGCTGAAGGAATAATCCCATTTGTTGCCAACTCTCCTTTTATGAGTTTCTTTCTTAATAAGAAAGTTTCGGACACTGATAATTATGAGCTTCATAAAAGCAAAGAAGGAGAGGTCATTCCTGATCATATAAAATGGCATGAAGTAAATGGCACTTATACTTTTTCTTATGTATTAGGAAGTCTTATTCTTGGTATTGGAATTTTAGTTGTATTCGGAGTATTCTTTCCTAAGATCGGATTATTATCAGGAATTTTAACTGCTGGAATGTCTATTATTACTCTTTCTTTTCTTATCACAACACCAGAAGTCTGGGTTCCTGATTTGGGTGGTCCAGATCATGGTTTCCCTTATCTCTCAGGAGCAGGCAGACTGGTTATAAAAGATATTATTATGTTTGCAGCTGGTTTAGTGATAGCATCAGATTCGGCAAAAAGTCTCTTAAAGCAGTCTAGTAAATTGACTATATAAGATTCTCGGCGGGCATTCTGCCCGCCGAAAATTTCACTTCTGAAACTCTAATAAGAGCTCTTCTATTTTCATAATATATTTACCATAGAATTTCTGAAACCACCATTTTCCAAGGAGATATAAAAAGAATAATCCAAATACGACAGAACCTATCAGAATGCTCGCTATTTTAAGATCACTTAAGGGTTGGGGCCGAGGGATAAATTCTAATACAATAATGATCTCACAAACAAGAAAAGGAACGAAACTCAGATAAAATGAGAGGTAATATTGTTTATTCAGATTGAACTGATGAAGTAAATCTTTTAAACCATCATAAGTCTTCATCACAGGATCGCCCATTTCCTTATATAGCTTAAAGAATTTATTAAAAAAAACAAAGGTAACCAGAGCCATGGAAGCCAATAGTATAGTAAGATAAAATTTAAATTTAAATGGTGCTCCGCATAACCAGACTATCACAAAACCAAAAATAAAAATTCCAATTGTGGAGAGAAACTCATGCCTCATATTTTTACGCATCCTTTCCAGAGGAAGATTAATCTTATTTTTATTTTCAATAGTGATTTCCGGTGTTTTCTCAAAAACATCATCATTCCACGTATTTTTTAGTTCATCTATATTCATTGTTATTGATTTAAAAAATTAGTATTTATTTGAGTTTAAGATATCTTTCAACTTATTTTTAGCGCGATTCATTTTTACTCTCACATTTCCGTCAGAGATTCCCATTTGCTCAGCAATTTCACGTCCGGGGAAGTCTTCCAGATAATAGAATATAAAAGCTTTATCTATTGGGTTTAACTGATGAATAGCCTGATACATTGCAGATAATTTCTCTTCTTTTTCATCATCATACTCATCTTGTACGATCTTGTAATTTGAAAAATCCTCATTAGCGATAAAACTTCTTTTCTTTTCAGATTTTAAAAATACGATCGCCGTATTCAAAGCTATTCTGTATAACCATGTAGAAAACTCACTTTGTCCTTTGAAACTTGGATATGCTCTCCAAACCTGATAGGTAATCTCCTGAAAAAGATCATCGCGGTCATCCTTATTATCCATGTACATTTTAGAAATCTTGAAAATGATTCCCTTATGTTTTTCAATTTTTTCTAAAAATTCTTGTTCTAATGCACTCATGGTTTTTAGCTCTATAGAGTTAGTGACACTTTAGTAAAAATGTTACAAGTATTTATGAAAATAATAAAAATACATCCACGCATTTAAAAAAGTTCAATATAAATTTCGTTTTTACCATTTGGTAAATAGAATGGTTTACAGTTACAAGAAATTTGTACCCATAAAAATAAGTAGTAATGATACCAACAACAAATTCTTTAGATGGAAAACATGTAATACTAATGGGCGGCAGTGCAGGAATAGGTCTTGCAACAGCAAAAGCAGCGGCCGAAAAAGGAGCTATAATTACTATTGTCGCTTCTAATCAACATCGTATTGATTCAGCATTAGCCCAGTTACCTGAAAATGCAACAGGTCAATCCGTTGACTTGAGTAAAGAAGAAAATATCCAGAATTTCTTCACGAATCAAACTTCCTTTGATCATCTTGTATATACTGCAGGTGAGAATCTTCAATTAACGAATATTAAAGAAACTTCACTTTCAGAAGCACAAAAATTCTTTACAATTCGGTATTGGGGTGCTTTGGCAGCTGTAAAATATGGCTCATCAAAAATAAATGCCGGAGGTTCAATCGTTTTAACAAGCGGAATTGCGGGTAACCGCCCTGGAAAGGGTTGGGGAATTGCAGCCAGCATTACCTCAGCTATGGAAGGTTTTACCAGAGCTATGGCAGTTGAACTAGCTCCAATAAGGGTTAATGTTGTATCTCCAGGTATTGTAAAAACAGACTTATGGGGAGCTATTCCGAAAGAAGCCCGTGAGGAGATGTATCAACAATATGCAGACAGTTTATTGGTGAAAAAAGTCGCAATTCCTGAGGACATTGCTCTTGCTTATATTTATCTGATGGAGCAAAGTTTTGGAACAGGAAATACGATTGTTGCAGATGGTGGTGGGGTTTTAGTTTGAACTGGCGCTCCGATTGCGTAATTCAAGTTCTGAAATTTGAGATTAAATTATAGAAAAACCGTACTAAGTTTAGATTTAGTACGGTTTTTATTTTGAATTTATTACTAATCTTTAGAAGATATAATCTGTACTTAAGAAATTGGAGTCATGGTCTCTTACGATTGTGTTCAACAATTCTTTATTGGATTCCGTAAGTTTGGCTGCTACTAAAGATCTTATGGAAAAAGAACGAAGGGCATCAAATACGGAAAGCGTTCCTTCAGCACTATCCTTTCTTCCTGTAAATGGGAAAACATCCGGACCACGCTGTGCCTGACAATTGATATTGACACGGCTTACAAGATTAACAAAAGGATCGATGAGTTTTGATACTTCATGTGGATCCTGACTGAAAATACTTACCTGCATTCCATGAGATGCATTCACTTGATAGTCGATAGGCTCGTCGATACTGTCAAAGGGAACAACTGGAATTACAGGACCAAACTGCTCCTCATGATACAGTTTCATTTCACTGGTAACAGGATACACAACTGCCGGAAAAACAAAAGAAGCTTCATTATAGCCACCATTCTCATTTAAAACTTTAGCACCATGAGCAATTGCATCATCAATACATTCTTTCAGATAAGGCGGTTTATTAACTTCTGGAAGAGGTGTTATTTTAACGTCTTTTTCCCAAGGTAATCCTGGTTTTAAGGCAGATACTGCTTTGTTCAGTTTCTCAGTAAATTCAGCTGCTACTTCTCTTTGTACAAATAACAGTTTTAGTGCTGTACATCGTTGTCCATTAAAGGAAAGTGCTCCTAAAATACATTCGCTTACTGCTACATCAAGATCTGCATTCTTAGTGATGATCGCTGCATTTTTTGCATCTAAACTTAAAATAGCCCGTAACCTGTTTACTTTTGGATGCAGCTTTTTCAATCCATTAGCTACCTTACTGGATCCGATAAAGGCCAGTACATTTACTTTTCCACTTTCCATGATCGGTGTAATAATTTCCGAACCTTTACCATAAAGTGTATTTACAGTTCCTTTTGGAAAAGCTTCTTTAAAAGCGTTTAGTAAAGGATAATGAGCCAAAACACCATGTTTAGGAAGTTTAAATAAAATTGTATTTCCCATAATTAAAGCCGGGATCAACGTCGTAAATATCTCGTTTAATGGATAATTAAATGGCCCCATGCTTAAAACAACTCCCAGTGGAGCTCTGCGAATCTGAGCAATCGTTCCTTCGGCCTGTTGAAAACGTGAAGATTCACGATCCAGATCTTTTAGTGCATCAATGGTCTGGTTGATATAATCTACCGTACGATCAAATTCTTTTGTGGAATCCGCCAATGTTTTTCCAATTTCCCACATTAGCAGTTTAATGACCAAATCACGTTGCTGGATCATTAAGTACACAAATTTTTGCATACATTTTATACGCCCTTCCACCGACATTGTCGGCCACTCACCCAGTCCGTTATCATACGCTTTTACCGAGGCTTCAAGAACTTCCATTGCATCTGCCGGACTGATGTTTGGAATACTTCCCAACAGCTTTCTTTCAAGCCCGTTTTCTGTACGTATACATACCGGTGAGTAGATATTCATGACCTCCCCTTTCCATTCTACCAATTCACCATTAAGAAGATAGGTCCGCTGGTGAATTTCCTGAATTTTAAATTCTTCAGGTATTTCGTTTTCGCTTTTAAAAATCTCGTGAAGGGATGAGTTATGTACTGAATCCATATTTTTTATCTTTTTAATAATTAAGTGTCAACTTTTGATAGAATAAAGGTAGACGTTACAATTGATTATAAAAATAGGTGATTAATAGATTCGGTCTATTTAAAGACTGTTTGAATTAAAATTAATATTTGAATCTAAAAAAAGAATAATTTTGTTAAAAATAAAATTCAATGTTTTCAAAATTAATTTTCAGCGCATTATTATTTTTCTCTGTATCACATTTCGCTCAAAATACTAAAGCGGAAAATACGATTATGATGGGAGGAAAACCAGTACATACTTACTCGAAATTACCGGCCGTAGATAAAGCGGCTCCGAAATTTACGCTTGCAGATGTTGCTATGAAAGATCAAACACTAGATTCTTACAAAGGAAAATTCTTAATTCTTAATATTTTTCCAAGTGTAGATACAGGTGTCTGCTCGGCTTCTGTCCGTCATTTCAATGAAGATGCGGCCAATCTTCCAAACACAGTGGTTCTTTGTATTTCTAAAGATCTACCTTTCGCACAGAAAAGATTTTGTGGTGCTGAAGGCATAAAAAATGTAGTGATGCTTTCAGACTTCCGTTCTGACTTTGGGAAAACCTATGGTGTAGAAATTACAGATTCCATGATGAAAGGTCTTTTGAGCAGAGCTGTTGTTGTGATCGACCCTTCGGGAAAAATTGTTTATGAAGAGCAGGTTGCAGACATTTCACATGAACCTAATTATGAAGCAGCGATTAAAGCCATAAAAAATTAAGCTTCTATTCTTACAATAGTTTAAAAAAAGCTCCAGCGATTTTCAATCGCTGGAGCTTTTTATTCATATCTAATCTCCATCACATCCTATTCCATTAAATTCTTTGCTGGAATAATGCAGGAATAATAAGGCTAAAGCATCATCTACAGAATCATCCATTTCAATACTAAAAAAAGGATTTTTAAACCATTTTTTATGCGTTTGGATATCTATCAGCAATTTTTTATGTTCGAACAGTTGCATTCCTTTACCAAATTTAAAGTGACAAACCTTCGTATTATCGCCTGTTTTCACAATCCTGTCTTTACCAAAATCTGTGTAGTAGATCACTTTTCTACCGTCTGAAAGTTCTATGTCATTCCATAGAAAACCTACATTTTTGATATCATATCGTTTGGAGTCACACATAATGTATTTCTTCCAGGGGATAATTTTATTCACCTCCACAATTTTTCCTATTTCTGAATTACTTTCTGAAAACAGGGTTAATTGTCTCTTTTCGAATTTTGCAATATATCTTTTCAAAGGCTTATTTTAAAATTAAACGGTCTTTTGTGAAAAGTTTATAAAGCTAAAATCTCCATGATAGACAAGGCTCAATTGGCCTTTCTGATTACGAGTTACATCACTCCGCCATTGACAGCTAGGTTTCGGTGCCGAAATTTTCATTATTCTATTGTTTTGTATAAAAATAAAAAAACTTTGCAACAAGCAAAGCTTTTTATTGAATATTTTTTACAAAATTATAATAAATTATCATCAACCATATTAGGAAGCGTTACTTTTAAGTTTGGCTCTACTTCCATAGCTCTCTTTATAGCGAAGATTGCTCCTTCATTTCTTGCCCAGCTTCTTCTTGAAATACCATTATTAACATCCCAGAAGAGCATAGATTTCAATCTTCTGTCAGCCTCATCACTCCCATCCAACAACATTCCGAAACCACCATTGATCACTTCTCCCCAACCAACTCCACCACCATTGTGAATAGAAACCCAGGTTGCACCACGGAAACTGTCACCAATTACATTATGAATTGCCATATCAGCTGTAAATCTTGATCCGTCATAAATATTCGAGGTTTCTCTGTAAGGAGAATCTGTTCCCGATACATCATGATGATCTCTTCCCAATACTACAGGTCCGATTTCACCACTTTTAATAGCTTTGTTGAATGCTTCTGCAATTTTCATTCTTCCCTCTGCATCGGCGTAAAGAATTCTAGCCTGAGAGCCAACAACCAGTTTATTTTCCTGAGCTCCTTTGATCCATTGAATATTATCTTTCATCTGCTGCTGAATTTCTTCCGGAGAACCTTGCTGTATCTCTTCCAGAATCTGGCAGGCAATAGTATCTGTCTTATGTAAATCTTCAGGCTTTCCACTTGTACATACCCAACGGAATGGTCCAAAACCATAATCAAAACACATAGGCCCCATAATATCCTGGACATAACTTGGGAATTTAAACTCCCTCCCCAAAGTAGGATTTTCCGCCATTACATCTGCCCCCGCTCTGGAAGCTTCTAATAAAAAGGCATTTCCATAATCGAAGAAATAAGTTCCTTTTTCAGTATGTTTATTAATAGCTGCAGCATGTCTCCTTAAAGTTTCCTGAACTTTTTCTTTGAATAATTCAGGATTCTCAGCCATCATAGTATTAGATTCTTCGAAACTTTGTCCGACAGGGTAATAACCTCCGGCCCAAGGATTGTGAAGTGAAGTCTGGTCTGAACCGATATCGATTCTTAAATTTTCCTGATCAAATTTCTCCCAGACTTCAACGATATTTCCTAAATAAGCTAAAGAAACAGTTTCCTTATCTTCCTGAGCTTTTCTTACTCTGGCTACCAATTCATCAAGATTTTCATGAATTTCGTTCACCCATTTTTGATCGTGACGGATTTTCGTGATCTTAGGATTAACCTCAGCACATACGGTAATGCAACCGGCAATATTCCCTGCTTTTGGTTGCGCTCCACTCATTCCTCCCAATCCAGAAGTCACGAATAAACCACCCTGAGTTTCTTTTTTAATTTTTCTGAAAGCATTCAGCACCGTAATCGTTGTCCCATGAACAATACCTTGTGGTCCGATATACATATAGCTTCCGGCAGTCATTTGTCCATATTGAGAAACCCCCAATGCATTGAACTTTTCCCAATCGTCAGGTTTTGAATAATTAGGAATAACCATTCCATTGGTTACCACGACCCTTGGTGCATCTTTGTGAGAAGGAAATAATCCCATTGGATGCCCTGAGTACATGGTCAAAGTCTGCTCATCTGTCATCTCAGACAAATATTTCATCGTCAAAAGATACTGAGCCCAGTTTTGGAAAACAGCTCCATTTCCACCATATGTAATTAATTCATGAGGGTGCTGCGCCACGGCATAATCCAGATTATTTTGAATCATGAGCATAATAGATTTTGCCTGCTCAGATTTTCCAGGATACTCTGATATTGAGCGAGCTTTCATTTCATAATCCGGGCGAAAACGATACATATAGATTCTACCGTATTTTTCCAGCTCTTCTTTAAATTCTGGTATTAGCTCTGCATGAAACTTCGGTTCGAAATAACGTAAAGCATTCTTCAAGGCAAGTTTTTTCTCTTCTTCACCTAGAATTTCTTTACGTTTTGGTGCATGATTAATATTAGTTTCGTATGGTTTGGGTTGCGGCAACTGGTTAGGAATACCTTGTTGTATTTGTTCTTGGAAAGTCATATTTATATTAAAGTTCTTCGTTTAAAATTCAAAGTTTTAAAGATATTCAAATTAGAAAATATAATGCAAAGAAAACATAAAAAATTCCCCTCTTTTACTGGTATGGATCTCAAAATTAATTAGATTTCAGAGGCTGGTACAGATCCAAAATGCAGAATAATAAAACTTTCTAATTCTCCCATTACAACAGTAAGGTTATTTTTGATGGCTAAGTCCGTAATTCTAAAAACTTTTAATCCTAATGATTCTAAAAATTCTTGTCTTATACTATCATAACCTTGTTTTGAATCTTCAATTTCTACAACCAGGCCTAAATTATTCACATAAAAATCTACAATATAATTTCCAATGATTTTTTGTTTATCAAAGTCAATTTTATGAAATGATCTGGCACGAACCAGCATCCAGAAAAGCACTTCACTTAACATCCCTGTTTTGCGCTTATTTTTTAGGAGAACTTTCAGTTTTGGATTATAGGGTAAATTATCAACGAAATTTATCTGAATAGGGATTTCATTGATATGTGTAAGAATTTGATTCATGTTATGTTTTTATATGGATGTCACAGCTTCTCGTTCACTTGACAGGTATTTCAAAAGACCAGAATTTTCCATCTTCTAAGTTAAGAATTAAAAACCCAGGATTGAGCAAATAAAAAACCTTACTCAATTGAGTAAGGCTGGTTTTATGTAAGTACATCATCATTTTCTTCTTCATGATCATCATCATTATCACTGGTACTCCAATAATTATTCTCTTCATCTTCTGAGCCGATTTCCTCCATATCATCATCTTCATCTGCACCTGGAACATCAAGATCCATATCATAATCTTCCGCATTCTCATCGATTATTGGATTTCCGTCCCCATCCAACGGAATATGTTTTTCTTTATTAAAAAAGTCTTCATTAGGATTATAATCCATTTCTCTTAACTTTCTATTTTGCTCGTTGATGTTGTCTTCTGGTATCATACTATTAGTATTTAAAGTTAAATGTTATAGAACAAAAATAATTCCAAGTTTCATTTAATTATGGTAAACTTCAGGATTCACACAATGAATCATCTTCTCCCCTTTTGAAAATGCAATGATATTTTCCGCGGCAACTTTTGCCATTCCGTTTCTGGCCTCAATTGTTGCTGAACCAATGTGTGGAAGTATACAAACATTAGATAATCCTAATATAGGGTCATCTTTTAGAATTGGTTCCGGATTGGTAACATCTAAACCAGCCCCCCAGATTTTCCTTGAAACTAATGCTTCATATAAATCTGTTTGATTATGAAAACCACCTCTGGCTGTATTAATGAAGATAGCGTTAGGTTTCATCCTCTCAAAAACCAGGTTATTAAAAAGATCTTTCTGCTCAGGTACAAAATTAGCATGAATGCTTAAAACATCGGCTTGTTCAACCAGCTCATCAAAAGAAACGTATTTTGCATTCAATTCTTTCTCAGCTTCTTCATTATGACTTCTATTATGATAAATGATACTCATATCGAAAGCTTTCAGAGACTTCTTTGCCATTTCAAAACCTATTCGTCCCAATCCGAAAATACCTAAAGTTTTCCCGTACAATTCCTGACCTAAAGCATGCAAAGGATCAAAATCACCCCAATTTCCTTCTTTTACTTTCTGAAAATTATAGCTGGCTCTTCTTGCTACCGATTGCATCAATAAAAAAGCAACATCGGAAGTCGCCTTACTTAATACATCTGGTGTATTTCCAATAGGTATATTTCTATGATTAGCTTCCTTTATATTTACATGATCAAAACCTACAGAATATAGAGCAATTGCTTTTACATTTGGACATTGTTCAAAAAAATCTTTATCAAATGAATGATTTCCTACATTTAAAATAGCATCTGTATTTTTACAATAGCTAAGCCACTCTTCATGAGATAAGTTATCATTTTCAGGTATAGTTATTTCTAATCCTGCATCTTCAAGCATTTTTATTCCAATTTCCGGAATTCTTTTATTAATGAATACTTTCATTGTTTAATATTTATACATTTTTTAAATAAAAAACCTCACTCCTTATATAAGTGAGGCCATAACTTTATTATTTAAAAATTATTACTTATCTTCTGATTGTTCTTTATTCTTATCCCAGTCCCCGGAAGTCATTTCCTGAATCTCATTCCAAACATCCTTAGCTGATTTTTGCGTGTGGTTCATAAAACTCTTTGTAGTTTCCTGATTTTTGCTTTTCATATCATTTACATAATCCTTTGCCTGCTGAGCATATCCATCAAGACTATATCCTGGATTATTGGAGATATTTTTCTGGATATTACTAAAATCGTGTGATGATTTAAATCTGTTTGTGTCCATAATAATAAGATTTAAGTGATTTCGTCATAAGAATACTTCAATTTCTATTCCGAAAAACACCTCCGTAATATTATTTTTAATGAACAATTTTGGTGATCTCCTCTAAGAAAAGGATTATAGAATTATTGAAATTTTAAATCAAAATTACAGTTTATTTTAACCGAATCAATTCTCCTTTTCTTTTAACAATATTTTTATAATCCCATTGGATTTGTCGAGATTTTTCAAGCCATCTTTTCAAATCATCTTCACTGATTTCCTGTTTGGAAGTATATCTTTTCTCTGCTGCCTTAAAAGTTCCTTCTATTTTTAGACCTTCCTCACCAAAGGACTGTCCACTCCAAAATAGCAGACGCACAGAATCTTTTAATTTACTATATCCCACAATAGGATTTCCATCCAGAAACCATACAGGATGCCTATGCCAGATTTTATTTTCTGCATCCTGTAATTCAGCATCAATAATAAGAGATAGCTGTATACAGATTTCCTGATCTGACTTCGACTGTGTATTATTATAATCTGTAATATCAGGATGTATCATATTTATGTATTGGTATTATTAAGCATTGGAACAAATTTATATGCTCCGAATTCCTCTTTTTCAATTTCAGTCGGAGAAATTTTTGTGAACCTATATAAAACCTGTTCATCGGTTGGACCCAAAGGAATAACCATTTTCCCACCTACTTTTAACTGTTTCAACAATTCTGTTGGTAAGACGGATGCTCCACAAGTAACAATGATCTTATCAAAAGGGGCAAACGTTGGTAGTCCGGCAAAACCGTCACCAAAGCTTTGAAATTTTGGAAAAAGATGAAGCTCTCTAAATTTTTTCTTCGAAAAATCAAATAAATCCTTTTGTCTTTCAACAGTGTATACCAAACCTTTCATAGCCAATAAAACAGCAGTTTGATATCCACACCCTGTTCCGATTTCAAGTATTTTTTCTCCCGGTGTCACCTGTAAAAGTTCTGATTGCTCAGCAACTGTTGAAGGATGAGAAATAGTTTGATGTGCGAGAATTGGAAAAGCACGGTCTTCATAGGCAAAATCTTCAAAAATACTTTCTATAAAAAGATGTCTCGGAACTTCATTCATTGCCGAAAGTACATTCTTATCCGTAATCCCAATTCTTTGCTGAAGGTATTCAACTAAGATTTTTCTTTTTCCTTTATGTACAAACGAATCTTGCGTCATTAGATAGTAGTTATTAGGTTGCAGGTACTAGTTTATCACAAAAATAAGGATTAGATTTTAGATTTCAGGAAACAGCAGGAATTTTTGCTGATTAAAGTCAAAAGTGTTTATATCTAAAATCTCGTACCTAATTTATATCTTTACAAAAATTAAAAAAGCTATGTTGAAAGCAGGTTTGGTAGGTGCCGGACATTTGGGGAAAATACACTTAAAACTTCTCAATCAATCAGATAGGTATGATTTTGTAGGTTTCCACGACAAAGATGTAGAAAACGGAAAAAAATTAGAAGCCGAATTCGGTTACAAATATTTCGAAAAT is part of the Chryseobacterium paludis genome and encodes:
- a CDS encoding DUF1801 domain-containing protein is translated as MIHPDITDYNNTQSKSDQEICIQLSLIIDAELQDAENKIWHRHPVWFLDGNPIVGYSKLKDSVRLLFWSGQSFGEEGLKIEGTFKAAEKRYTSKQEISEDDLKRWLEKSRQIQWDYKNIVKRKGELIRLK
- a CDS encoding protein-L-isoaspartate(D-aspartate) O-methyltransferase, with the protein product MTQDSFVHKGKRKILVEYLQQRIGITDKNVLSAMNEVPRHLFIESIFEDFAYEDRAFPILAHQTISHPSTVAEQSELLQVTPGEKILEIGTGCGYQTAVLLAMKGLVYTVERQKDLFDFSKKKFRELHLFPKFQSFGDGFAGLPTFAPFDKIIVTCGASVLPTELLKQLKVGGKMVIPLGPTDEQVLYRFTKISPTEIEKEEFGAYKFVPMLNNTNT